From a region of the Eulemur rufifrons isolate Redbay chromosome 7, OSU_ERuf_1, whole genome shotgun sequence genome:
- the CX3CR1 gene encoding CX3C chemokine receptor 1 has protein sequence MPTLSPEYLENFEYDESAEACDIGEVVAFGTVFMSIFYSVVFAFGLVGNLLVVFALTNTKKRKSITDIYLLNLALSDLLFVATLPFWTHYVLSEQGFHNAVCKLTTAFFFIGFFGGIFFITVISIDRYLAIVLAANSMHKRTVQHGVTISLGVWAAAILVAAPQFMFTKRKENECLGDYPEVLQEIWPVLRNVEANFLGFLLPLLIMSYCYFRIIQTLFSCKNHKKAKAVKLILLVVIVFFLFWTPYHVMIFLETLKLYDFFPSCDMIKDLRLALSVTETVAFSHCCLNPLIYAFAGEKFRRYLYHLYGKCLAVFCGRPVHVGFSPSESQRSRQGSILSSSFTYYTSDGDPSFLL, from the coding sequence ATGCCCACCCTCTCTCCTGAATATCTGGAAAACTTTGAGTATGATGAGTCCGCTGAAGCCTGTGACATTGGGGAAGTTGTGGCCTTTGGGACTGTCTTCATGTCCATATTCTACTCCGTTGTCTTTGCCTTCGGCCTGGTGGGAAATTTGCTGGTGGTGTTCGCCCTCACCAACACCAAGAAGCGCAAGAGTATTACTGACATTTACCTGCTGAACCTGGCCTTGTCTGATCTGCTCTTCGTAGCCACCTTGCCCTTCTGGACTCACTACGTGCTAAGTGAACAAGGCTTCCACAATGCCGTGTGCAAACTCACTACCGCCTTCTTCTTCATCGGCTTTTTTGGAGGCATATTCTTCATCACCGTCATCAGCATTGATAGGTACCTAGCCATTGTCCTGGCCGCCAACTCCATGCACAAGCGGACCGTGCAGCATGGTGTCACCATCAGCCTCGGCGTCTGGGCGGCAGCCATTCTGGTGGCGGCACCCCAGTTCATGTTCACAAAGcgaaaagaaaatgaatgcctCGGTGACTACCCCGAGGTCCTCCAGGAAATCTGGCCCGTGCTGCGCAACGTGGAAGCAAATTTTCTTGGCTTCCTGCTCCCTCTGCTCATTATGAGTTACTGCTACTTCAGAATCATCCAGACGCTGTTTTCCTGCAAGAACCACAAGAAAGCTAAAGCCGTCAAACTAATCCTTCTGGTGGTCATCGTGTTTTTCCTCTTCTGGACACCCTACCATGTTATGATTTTCCTGGAGACACTCAAGCTCTACGACTTCTTTCCCAGTTGTGACATGATAAAGGATCTGAGATTGGCCCTCAGTGTGACTGAGACAGTTGCATTTAGCCATTGTTGCCTCAATCCCCTCATCTATGCATTTGCTGGGGAGAAGTTTAGAAGATACCTTTACCACCTGTATGGGAAATGCCTGGCTGTCTTCTGTGGGCGTCCGGTCCACGTCGGTTTCTCCCCGTCTGAATCACAAAGGAGCAGGCAGGGAAGTATTCTGAGCAGCAGTTTTACTTACTACACGAGTGATGGAGATCCGTCCTTCCTTCTCTGA